The Pricia mediterranea genome includes a window with the following:
- the rplO gene encoding 50S ribosomal protein L15: protein MDLSNLKPAKGAVKRSSKRVGRGEGSGKGGTSTRGHKGAQSRSGYSKKIGFEGGQMPLQRRVPKFGFTNRNRVEYQGVNLDKLQMLVDNKTVNDTVNFDTLIENGMAKKKDKVKILGGGELKASLKVTAHKFTASAKAAIEAAGGEAINL from the coding sequence ATGGATTTAAGTAATTTAAAGCCAGCGAAAGGCGCCGTTAAAAGAAGTTCTAAAAGAGTGGGCCGGGGAGAAGGATCCGGCAAAGGCGGTACCTCCACTAGAGGTCATAAAGGCGCTCAATCAAGATCTGGTTACTCTAAGAAAATCGGTTTTGAAGGGGGTCAAATGCCGTTGCAACGACGGGTCCCCAAGTTCGGTTTTACCAATAGAAACCGAGTGGAGTATCAAGGGGTCAACCTGGACAAACTGCAAATGCTTGTTGACAACAAAACGGTCAATGATACTGTCAATTTCGATACATTGATTGAAAACGGAATGGCCAAGAAAAAGGATAAGGTAAAAATATTAGGAGGAGGAGAGTTAAAGGCCTCCCTTAAAGTTACCGCGCATAAATTTACGGCAAGTGCCAAAGCAGCCATAGAAGCTGCCGGGGGAGAAGCAATAAATTTATAA
- the rpmD gene encoding 50S ribosomal protein L30 yields the protein MAKKIQVKQTRSGIKRPQNQKRTLAALGLHKIGQVVEHDATPNIRGMIDKVKHLVSVQEA from the coding sequence ATGGCAAAGAAGATACAGGTTAAGCAAACAAGAAGCGGTATTAAAAGACCGCAAAACCAAAAGCGTACCCTCGCCGCATTAGGGTTACATAAAATCGGCCAGGTCGTGGAGCACGATGCCACCCCTAACATACGTGGCATGATTGATAAAGTTAAACATTTGGTTTCCGTGCAGGAAGCTTAA
- the rpsE gene encoding 30S ribosomal protein S5 codes for MFHKYKNVERVKPGGLDLKDRLVGIQRVTKVTKGGRAFGFSAIVIVGDENGVVGNGLGKSKEVATAIAKAIEDAKKNLIRIPLTNSGTLPHEQKGKYAGARVYVQPASHGTGVIAGGPVRAVLESVGVKDVLSKSQGSSNPHNVVKATFDALLQLRDAGEVAKQRGVSLEKVFKG; via the coding sequence ATGTTCCATAAATACAAAAACGTAGAGAGGGTTAAACCCGGAGGCCTCGACCTCAAAGACCGATTGGTCGGTATTCAACGTGTAACCAAGGTTACCAAAGGGGGAAGGGCGTTTGGCTTTTCCGCTATTGTAATCGTAGGCGATGAAAATGGGGTTGTCGGAAACGGTTTGGGAAAATCCAAGGAAGTGGCTACGGCCATTGCCAAAGCGATAGAGGATGCCAAAAAGAACCTGATCCGCATTCCGTTGACCAATAGCGGCACTCTACCACATGAGCAAAAAGGGAAGTACGCCGGTGCCCGGGTATATGTTCAGCCTGCCTCTCATGGTACAGGTGTAATTGCAGGCGGACCCGTGCGAGCGGTACTGGAGTCCGTTGGAGTAAAGGACGTGTTGTCGAAATCCCAGGGCTCTTCCAACCCGCATAACGTAGTGAAGGCAACCTTTGACGCACTTTTGCAACTTAGGGATGCAGGAGAGGTCGCTAAACAAAGGGGCGTTTCGTTGGAAAAAGTTTTTAAAGGATAA
- the rplR gene encoding 50S ribosomal protein L18: MSISTSERKKRIRRRIRKVSSGTAERPRLSVFRSNSEIYVQIIDDTLGKTLVQASSRDKDLAQEKGTKSEIAKKVGKAIAEKCKEAGIDKVAFDRGGNLYHGRVKSLAEGAREAGLKF, from the coding sequence ATGTCAATATCAACTAGCGAAAGAAAAAAACGAATACGAAGAAGAATCCGAAAGGTTTCCTCCGGTACTGCCGAACGGCCGAGGCTGTCTGTATTCAGGAGTAACAGCGAGATTTACGTTCAAATTATTGATGATACCCTTGGTAAAACTTTGGTACAAGCCTCTTCCAGGGACAAAGATTTAGCCCAGGAGAAAGGCACGAAGAGTGAAATTGCAAAGAAGGTCGGTAAGGCCATCGCTGAAAAATGTAAAGAAGCAGGCATCGATAAAGTAGCTTTTGATCGTGGCGGAAATCTTTACCACGGAAGGGTAAAATCCTTGGCCGAAGGGGCAAGGGAAGCAGGACTAAAATTTTAA
- the rplF gene encoding 50S ribosomal protein L6, translating into MSRVGNNPIAIPEGVSVDVKDNEIVVKGKLGELSQEYSAVEIKVEDNQVWVTRPSDAIENKAKHGLYRSLIVNMIEGVSKGWTKELELVGVGYRASNQGQKLDLALGFSHNIVLNLAPEVKIETTSEKGKNPIIKLTSHDKQLVGQVAAKIRSFRKPEPYKGKGVKFVGEQLRRKAGKSA; encoded by the coding sequence ATGTCAAGAGTAGGTAATAATCCGATAGCCATTCCCGAGGGAGTGAGTGTGGACGTAAAAGACAACGAGATTGTGGTTAAGGGAAAACTGGGCGAGTTGTCCCAAGAGTACTCCGCGGTCGAAATCAAGGTGGAAGATAATCAAGTATGGGTCACCCGTCCATCAGATGCGATAGAGAATAAAGCGAAGCATGGCCTTTACCGGTCATTGATCGTAAATATGATTGAAGGTGTTTCTAAAGGCTGGACGAAAGAGCTTGAATTGGTCGGCGTAGGCTACCGCGCGAGCAATCAAGGTCAGAAATTAGATCTTGCCCTGGGTTTTTCCCATAACATCGTTTTGAACTTGGCGCCCGAGGTGAAAATAGAGACTACCTCCGAAAAAGGTAAGAACCCCATCATCAAATTGACGTCACACGATAAGCAGCTGGTAGGGCAGGTGGCCGCCAAGATTAGGTCTTTCCGAAAACCGGAACCCTATAAAGGTAAAGGTGTTAAGTTTGTGGGGGAACAACTACGAAGAAAAGCAGGTAAATCAGCGTAA
- the rpsH gene encoding 30S ribosomal protein S8, with the protein MVTDTIADYLTRVRNASRAGHRVVEIPASKVKKEITKILFDQGYILSYKFVEDKVQPSIKIALKYDKLTKEPVIRKLQRVSKPGLRKYTGSDDLPRVLNGLGVAVVSTSHGVMTGKQAKKENVGGEVLCYVY; encoded by the coding sequence ATGGTTACAGATACTATTGCAGATTACTTAACACGGGTCAGAAATGCCAGTAGGGCAGGTCATAGGGTCGTCGAGATTCCCGCCTCAAAGGTTAAAAAAGAGATTACGAAGATTTTATTCGACCAAGGTTACATCTTGAGCTACAAATTTGTAGAAGACAAGGTGCAGCCCTCGATCAAGATTGCCTTGAAATACGATAAATTGACCAAAGAGCCCGTGATTAGGAAATTACAACGGGTGAGCAAGCCAGGCCTGCGAAAGTATACGGGGTCCGACGATTTACCGAGGGTCCTCAATGGCCTGGGAGTAGCTGTTGTCTCCACCTCGCACGGCGTGATGACCGGTAAACAGGCAAAAAAGGAAAATGTAGGTGGCGAGGTACTTTGCTACGTTTATTAA
- the rpsN gene encoding 30S ribosomal protein S14, whose protein sequence is MAKESMKARERKRAATVAKYAEKRKALKEAGDYEGLQKLPRDASPVRMHNRCKLTGRPRGYMRTFGISRVMFREMANAGLIPGVKKASW, encoded by the coding sequence ATGGCTAAAGAATCAATGAAGGCCCGAGAGCGAAAGAGAGCGGCCACGGTAGCGAAATATGCGGAGAAACGTAAGGCCTTGAAAGAAGCCGGTGATTACGAAGGCTTGCAAAAATTACCGCGGGATGCATCCCCTGTGCGTATGCACAATCGATGCAAGTTGACCGGTCGTCCAAGAGGGTACATGCGTACCTTTGGAATTTCGAGGGTTATGTTCAGGGAAATGGCCAATGCGGGATTGATTCCGGGAGTAAAAAAAGCTTCTTGGTAA
- the rplE gene encoding 50S ribosomal protein L5, with protein sequence MAYVSRLKKEYKERVIKALKEEFNYTNVMEVPKLQKIVVSRGVGGAVADKKLIDHAIDELTNITGQRAVATMSKKDVAAFKLRKGMPIGAKVTLRGERMYEFLDRLVTSALPRVRDFQGIRATGFDGRGNYSLGITEQIIFPEINIDKINRIDGMDVTFVTTAQTDKEAKSLLTELGLPFKKK encoded by the coding sequence ATGGCTTACGTTTCAAGATTAAAGAAAGAATATAAGGAGCGCGTCATCAAGGCGCTGAAAGAGGAATTCAATTACACCAATGTGATGGAAGTTCCCAAGCTTCAAAAAATAGTGGTCAGTAGAGGGGTTGGAGGCGCTGTAGCGGACAAGAAACTGATTGACCACGCTATCGATGAGCTAACCAACATCACAGGCCAGCGTGCGGTAGCGACCATGTCTAAAAAAGACGTCGCCGCTTTCAAGCTACGTAAAGGAATGCCCATAGGGGCCAAGGTGACTTTACGGGGCGAGCGTATGTATGAGTTTCTAGACAGATTGGTTACCAGTGCCCTGCCCCGGGTTCGCGATTTTCAGGGGATACGTGCCACTGGTTTTGACGGTCGGGGCAACTATAGCCTAGGGATAACGGAACAAATTATTTTTCCTGAGATCAATATTGACAAGATCAATAGAATTGACGGAATGGACGTGACATTCGTTACAACGGCACAGACCGATAAGGAGGCGAAATCACTGTTAACCGAATTAGGATTACCTTTTAAAAAGAAATAA
- the rplX gene encoding 50S ribosomal protein L24: MKLKIKTGDTVRIIAGDHKGSEGKVMTVFRDKNKAIVEGVNMVSKHEKPSAQNPQGGIVEMEAPIHISNLSLIDSKSGETTRVGYEIRDGKKVRFSKKSNEVI; the protein is encoded by the coding sequence ATGAAACTAAAAATTAAAACAGGAGATACCGTTCGCATCATCGCCGGAGACCACAAAGGTTCCGAAGGTAAGGTGATGACCGTATTCCGTGATAAAAATAAGGCGATCGTCGAGGGTGTCAACATGGTATCCAAACACGAAAAGCCGAGTGCACAAAATCCGCAGGGTGGCATTGTGGAGATGGAGGCACCTATCCATATATCGAACTTATCGCTGATCGATTCCAAATCAGGAGAAACGACACGCGTCGGCTATGAGATTCGTGACGGCAAAAAAGTACGGTTTTCCAAGAAATCCAATGAAGTAATATAG
- the rplN gene encoding 50S ribosomal protein L14, with the protein MLQQESRLKVADNTGAREVLTIRVLGGTKRRYASIGDKIVVSVKMAAPNGGIKKGAVSTAVVVRTKKEVRRPDGSYIRFDDNACVLLNPTGEMRGTRVFGPVARELRDKQFMKIVSLAPEVL; encoded by the coding sequence ATGTTACAGCAAGAATCAAGGTTAAAGGTAGCGGACAATACCGGTGCCAGGGAAGTATTGACCATCCGAGTCCTCGGTGGTACGAAACGTAGATATGCTTCCATAGGTGATAAGATCGTTGTGAGCGTCAAGATGGCAGCCCCCAACGGAGGCATCAAAAAAGGAGCGGTATCGACGGCAGTTGTGGTTCGGACCAAGAAAGAGGTGAGAAGGCCCGATGGATCGTACATACGTTTCGATGATAACGCGTGCGTCCTTTTGAACCCGACCGGCGAGATGAGAGGTACCCGCGTTTTCGGACCTGTTGCCAGAGAGCTTCGCGACAAACAGTTTATGAAAATTGTATCCCTGGCGCCCGAGGTGCTCTGA
- the rpsQ gene encoding 30S ribosomal protein S17, translated as MEDKRNLRKERVGVVTSDKMEKSIVVASVKRVKHPMYGKFVLKTKKYVAHDEENDCREGDTVKIMETRPLSKTKCWRLVEILERAK; from the coding sequence ATGGAAGATAAAAGAAACTTAAGAAAAGAGAGAGTCGGGGTGGTAACTAGCGATAAGATGGAAAAATCGATTGTCGTTGCCTCTGTTAAACGCGTCAAGCATCCAATGTACGGTAAATTCGTTTTAAAGACGAAAAAGTACGTTGCCCACGATGAAGAAAACGATTGTAGGGAAGGCGATACCGTGAAAATTATGGAGACCCGTCCCCTGAGCAAGACCAAATGTTGGCGACTAGTAGAAATTTTGGAAAGAGCAAAATAA
- the rpmC gene encoding 50S ribosomal protein L29, with protein sequence MKNKEIKELSAEELNDKLAEYRKQHADLKMAHAVTPLENPLQIRKVRKTVARLATEITNRENQ encoded by the coding sequence ATGAAAAATAAAGAGATAAAGGAATTATCGGCCGAAGAACTTAACGATAAGTTGGCCGAGTATAGAAAACAGCATGCCGATTTAAAAATGGCCCATGCCGTCACTCCCTTGGAGAATCCTCTACAGATCAGAAAGGTAAGAAAAACGGTGGCACGATTGGCGACCGAAATAACTAATAGGGAAAACCAATAA
- the rplP gene encoding 50S ribosomal protein L16 — protein MLQPKRTKFRKMQKGRMKGNAGRGHRLSNGMFGLKTLDQKFITARQIEAARIAATRYMKRQGQLWIKIFPDKPITKKPLEVRMGKGKGAPEYFVAVVKPGRVMFEIAGVPMDVAKEALRLAAQKLPVRTKFIVARDYVEDIT, from the coding sequence ATGTTACAACCCAAGAGAACGAAGTTTCGAAAGATGCAGAAAGGCCGCATGAAAGGGAATGCGGGCAGAGGCCATCGGCTTTCCAATGGCATGTTCGGTTTAAAGACTCTGGATCAAAAGTTTATAACCGCACGTCAGATAGAGGCGGCGCGTATCGCAGCGACCCGATACATGAAAAGACAGGGTCAGCTCTGGATTAAAATTTTCCCGGATAAGCCTATTACTAAAAAGCCGCTCGAGGTACGAATGGGTAAAGGTAAGGGGGCTCCTGAATACTTTGTAGCCGTAGTCAAACCAGGAAGGGTGATGTTCGAAATTGCCGGTGTACCGATGGATGTAGCTAAGGAAGCCCTGCGTCTCGCAGCTCAAAAATTGCCGGTCCGAACGAAATTTATCGTTGCACGTGACTACGTTGAAGACATAACATAA
- the rpsC gene encoding 30S ribosomal protein S3 translates to MGQKTNPIGNRLGIIRGWESNWYGGDDYGDKLAEDSKIRKYLHARLSKASVSRIIIERTLKLITITVTTARPGIIIGKGGQEVDKLKEELKQITNKEVQINIYEIKRPELDANLVAASIARQIESRISFRRAIKMAISAASRMNAEGIKIQISGRLNGAEMARSESYKEGRIPLSTFRADIDYAMHEAQTTYGKLGIKVWIMKGEVYGKRELSPLVGMTKGQAGGKGDKRGGRKQRRRK, encoded by the coding sequence ATGGGACAGAAAACCAATCCAATAGGAAACCGTTTAGGAATTATCAGGGGATGGGAGTCGAACTGGTACGGAGGTGACGACTATGGTGATAAGCTTGCCGAAGACAGCAAAATCAGAAAGTATCTCCATGCAAGGTTGTCGAAAGCCAGCGTCTCTCGAATCATTATAGAACGTACGTTGAAGTTGATAACCATTACGGTAACGACGGCGAGACCTGGGATAATTATTGGTAAAGGCGGACAGGAAGTCGATAAGCTGAAAGAAGAATTGAAGCAGATTACCAATAAAGAGGTTCAGATCAACATCTATGAGATAAAGCGTCCCGAATTGGATGCCAACCTGGTTGCGGCGAGCATCGCACGTCAAATCGAAAGTCGAATTTCTTTCAGGCGAGCCATTAAAATGGCAATTTCCGCTGCTTCAAGAATGAATGCCGAGGGAATTAAAATTCAGATATCGGGACGGTTGAACGGGGCTGAAATGGCTCGATCGGAATCATATAAGGAAGGTCGGATACCGCTCTCCACTTTTAGGGCCGATATTGATTATGCCATGCACGAAGCCCAGACTACCTACGGAAAGCTCGGAATCAAGGTGTGGATTATGAAAGGTGAGGTTTATGGTAAACGGGAGCTGTCCCCGCTGGTAGGTATGACAAAGGGCCAGGCAGGAGGAAAGGGAGACAAACGCGGCGGAAGGAAACAACGGCGTAGAAAGTAA
- the rplV gene encoding 50S ribosomal protein L22: MGVRKRQMAERLKAEKKDIAFAKLNNCPTSPRKMRLVADLVRGVQVEKALAILRFNPKEASRRVEKLLLSALANWQMKNEDANVEDAELFVKEIRVDSGSMLKRLRPAPQGRAHRIRKRSNHVTLVLGSKNNIES, translated from the coding sequence ATGGGAGTTCGAAAAAGACAGATGGCCGAAAGGTTGAAGGCAGAAAAAAAGGATATAGCATTCGCTAAGCTCAACAATTGCCCTACTTCGCCCAGAAAAATGCGCTTAGTCGCTGATTTGGTTCGAGGGGTCCAGGTCGAAAAGGCTTTGGCAATCCTAAGGTTCAACCCCAAAGAGGCGTCACGTAGAGTGGAGAAGCTGCTATTGTCCGCTTTGGCCAATTGGCAAATGAAAAATGAGGATGCGAATGTAGAGGATGCCGAGTTGTTCGTAAAGGAAATCCGTGTGGATAGTGGCAGTATGCTAAAGAGATTGCGTCCCGCACCACAGGGTCGCGCGCACAGAATAAGAAAGCGTTCCAACCATGTAACGTTGGTATTGGGATCTAAAAACAATATTGAATCATAA
- the rpsS gene encoding 30S ribosomal protein S19, translating into MARSLKKGPYVHHSLEKKVQQTAASGKKSVIKTWSRASMVTPDFVGLTIAVHNGRQFVPVFITENMVGHKLGEFSPTRSFRGHAGARNKGKK; encoded by the coding sequence ATGGCAAGATCGTTAAAGAAGGGACCGTACGTTCACCACAGTTTGGAGAAGAAAGTGCAACAAACGGCGGCTTCGGGAAAAAAAAGTGTCATCAAGACCTGGTCAAGGGCATCAATGGTTACCCCTGATTTTGTGGGATTAACGATAGCGGTACATAACGGGCGCCAGTTTGTACCCGTTTTTATTACTGAAAATATGGTCGGACATAAATTGGGTGAGTTTTCACCTACACGGTCTTTTAGGGGTCACGCAGGAGCCAGGAACAAAGGTAAAAAGTAA
- the rplB gene encoding 50S ribosomal protein L2 → MSVRKLKPVTPGQRFKIVNGFDAITTDKPEKSLLAPIKKSGGRNSQGKMTMRHKGGGHKRRYRIIDFKRDKQDVPATVKSIQYDPNRTAFIALLEYTDGEKRYIIAQNGLRVGQEVSAGMSVSPEIGNAMPLSVVPMGTIISCIELRPGQGAVMARSAGTFAQLIAREGKFVTVKMPSGEIRLILSTCMATIGAVSNSDHQLLIGGKAGRSRWLGRRPRTRPVAMNPIDHPMGGGEGRASGGHPRSRKGIPAKGYRTRSRTKNTNKYILERRKK, encoded by the coding sequence ATGTCAGTTAGAAAATTAAAACCCGTAACCCCCGGACAGCGATTTAAGATCGTGAACGGTTTTGACGCCATTACGACGGATAAGCCTGAGAAAAGTCTTCTTGCCCCGATCAAAAAATCGGGTGGTAGAAACAGTCAGGGCAAGATGACCATGCGTCACAAAGGCGGGGGACATAAGCGGAGATACCGAATTATTGACTTTAAGCGGGATAAGCAAGATGTTCCGGCCACGGTTAAATCGATTCAATACGACCCGAACCGTACGGCATTCATCGCATTGTTGGAATATACCGATGGGGAAAAGAGATACATCATTGCCCAAAACGGACTGAGGGTAGGGCAAGAGGTTTCGGCCGGAATGTCGGTATCGCCCGAAATAGGAAATGCCATGCCCTTGAGCGTTGTGCCAATGGGTACTATAATTTCCTGTATAGAACTACGTCCGGGGCAAGGGGCGGTGATGGCAAGAAGTGCCGGTACTTTCGCGCAGTTAATTGCTAGGGAAGGAAAGTTCGTGACCGTTAAGATGCCTTCAGGTGAGATTCGATTGATATTGTCGACTTGTATGGCGACCATTGGGGCGGTCTCAAACTCAGACCATCAGTTGCTGATTGGCGGTAAAGCCGGTAGAAGCAGGTGGTTGGGAAGAAGACCAAGAACTAGGCCTGTGGCCATGAACCCGATCGATCATCCCATGGGAGGTGGTGAAGGTAGGGCTTCCGGAGGCCATCCGCGGTCCAGAAAAGGTATTCCGGCCAAAGGATACAGAACGCGCTCGAGGACCAAGAACACCAACAAATACATTCTTGAGCGAAGGAAAAAGTAA
- the rplW gene encoding 50S ribosomal protein L23: MNVLIKPIITEKMTAESELYNRYGFLVDPRANKIQIKDAVEATYGVSVKKVRTMNYGPSRKSRYTKTGIQHGKTNATKKAVVDVVEGDMIDFYSNL; this comes from the coding sequence ATGAACGTGTTGATAAAGCCGATTATTACGGAAAAGATGACCGCTGAAAGCGAATTGTACAACCGTTATGGTTTTTTGGTCGATCCAAGAGCCAATAAAATTCAAATTAAGGATGCCGTCGAGGCTACTTATGGGGTTTCGGTAAAAAAGGTCCGAACTATGAACTACGGGCCATCCCGCAAATCTCGTTATACCAAGACCGGTATCCAGCACGGAAAGACGAACGCTACCAAAAAGGCTGTCGTTGACGTTGTAGAAGGCGATATGATCGATTTTTATAGTAATTTATAG
- the rplD gene encoding 50S ribosomal protein L4 — MKLAVLDIKGKETGREAELSDAVFAIEPNEHAVYLDVKQYLAHQRQGTHKSKERAEIAGSTRKIKKQKGTGTARAGSIKSPIFRGGGRIFGPRPKDYSQKLNKNIKRLARKTALTLKSKEDAILVVEDFSFDTPKTKDFAGVLKALGLENKKSLFVLGGLNNNVYLSSRNLKGSEVITSSEISTYKILNANNIVLMEGALEGLESNLKTKEA, encoded by the coding sequence ATGAAGCTAGCAGTTTTAGATATCAAAGGAAAAGAAACAGGAAGGGAAGCTGAGCTTTCCGATGCTGTTTTCGCCATAGAGCCCAACGAGCACGCTGTGTATTTGGATGTCAAACAGTATTTGGCCCATCAACGCCAGGGTACGCATAAAAGCAAGGAAAGGGCAGAGATCGCCGGTAGTACGCGCAAGATCAAAAAGCAAAAAGGAACCGGTACGGCGCGTGCGGGAAGTATAAAATCCCCAATCTTTAGAGGTGGTGGTCGTATTTTTGGACCCAGGCCAAAGGACTACAGTCAAAAATTGAACAAAAATATCAAGCGTCTGGCACGTAAGACGGCCCTGACCTTAAAATCCAAGGAAGACGCAATATTGGTCGTTGAGGATTTCAGTTTCGACACCCCCAAAACGAAAGATTTTGCAGGTGTCTTGAAGGCATTGGGCTTAGAGAATAAAAAATCTTTATTTGTCTTGGGAGGTTTAAATAATAACGTATATTTGTCCTCACGAAATTTGAAGGGTTCTGAAGTCATAACTTCCTCGGAGATAAGCACTTATAAGATATTAAATGCGAACAATATCGTGTTGATGGAAGGGGCTTTAGAGGGATTGGAATCGAATTTAAAAACTAAGGAGGCATGA
- the rplC gene encoding 50S ribosomal protein L3 yields the protein MSGLIGRKIGMTSIFDENGKNIPCTVIEAGPCVVTQVRTEEVDGYTGLQLGFDDKTEKRANKAELGHSKKAGTAPKKKIVEFQGFQGKYKLGDTLGVDIFVEGEFVDVVGTSKGKGFQGVVKRHGFGGVGQATHGQHNRLRAPGSIGAGSDPSRVFKGMRMAGRMGGDRVTVQNLRVLKVVPEKNLVVVKGAVPGHKNGYVTIQRWM from the coding sequence ATGTCTGGGTTAATAGGAAGAAAAATAGGCATGACGAGCATCTTTGACGAGAACGGGAAGAATATTCCGTGCACCGTTATCGAGGCCGGACCATGCGTGGTTACCCAAGTCAGAACCGAAGAGGTCGATGGTTATACCGGACTTCAATTGGGTTTCGATGACAAGACGGAGAAACGTGCGAACAAAGCCGAACTGGGTCATTCCAAGAAGGCAGGTACAGCTCCCAAGAAAAAGATCGTCGAGTTCCAAGGTTTTCAAGGGAAATACAAATTGGGCGACACTTTGGGTGTCGACATTTTTGTGGAAGGCGAGTTTGTAGATGTCGTCGGTACCTCTAAGGGCAAGGGCTTTCAGGGCGTGGTAAAACGCCATGGTTTCGGAGGCGTGGGTCAGGCGACCCACGGTCAACACAACCGATTGCGTGCTCCAGGTTCGATTGGCGCGGGCTCAGACCCCTCAAGGGTCTTTAAGGGTATGCGGATGGCCGGACGTATGGGCGGCGATCGCGTGACCGTTCAAAACCTCAGGGTTTTGAAGGTAGTGCCCGAAAAGAATCTAGTCGTGGTAAAAGGTGCAGTTCCCGGCCACAAAAATGGGTACGTAACGATTCAAAGGTGGATGTAA
- the rpsJ gene encoding 30S ribosomal protein S10 produces the protein MSQKIRIKLKSYDHNLVDKSAEKIVKTVKTTGAVVTGPIPLPTHKKIFTVLRSPHVNKTAREQFQLSSYKRLLDIYSSSSKTIDALMKLELPSGVEVEIKV, from the coding sequence ATGAGTCAAAAAATCAGGATCAAACTAAAATCTTACGACCACAATTTGGTGGATAAGTCCGCGGAGAAAATCGTAAAGACGGTTAAGACAACCGGAGCTGTGGTCACGGGACCTATTCCTTTGCCCACGCACAAGAAGATATTTACGGTATTGCGGTCCCCTCACGTCAATAAAACGGCGAGAGAACAATTCCAGTTAAGCTCTTACAAACGACTTTTGGACATTTACAGCTCCTCCTCCAAAACCATTGATGCGCTGATGAAGCTGGAGCTCCCCAGTGGGGTAGAGGTAGAGATTAAGGTTTAG